In the Mya arenaria isolate MELC-2E11 chromosome 11, ASM2691426v1 genome, one interval contains:
- the LOC128207251 gene encoding uncharacterized protein LOC128207251: MANININNDSPNKNPYISCKSKRSLLTLQCIIEQEVNRSLPDAIPSDIKAKACQEVKYALLGNVLLNGQPVTGDDTDLLSDIEYEEVDKQKQELIEQELMEQWHQGLLQTSSTRKTAPKHLRSIVKKIIRHELKYLALCNVEVDSPEKMETDSSQTGAVDMSDLEEILKETSDACKSGKQDLEDIQCKVQDLSQIIQLARSRPPELLALYETPPSSPIATGMNGDKRSCVDGVKISNRLLSCT, translated from the exons ATGGcgaatataaacataaacaatgattcTCCGAACAAAAATCCGTATATTTCGTGCAAAAGCAAACGTTCCCTGCTAACTCTTCAGTGTATTATTGAGCAAGAAGTCAATCGCAGTCTACCAGACGCAATACCATCTGACATTAAAGCAAAAGCATGCCAG gagGTTAAGTACGCTCTGCTTGGCAATGTTCTACTCAATGGACAACCTGTTACAGGAGATGATACAGACCTTCTGTCAGATATAG AGTATGAGGAGGTTGACAAACAGAAGCAGGAGCTGATAGAACAGGAGTTGATGGAGCAGTGGCACCAGGGTCTCCTGCAGACTTCAAGCACCAGAAAGACCGCACCCAAACACCTACGCTCTATTGTGAAGAAAATCATAAGGCATGAGCTCAAGTACCTG GCACTGTGCAATGTTGAAGTAGACTCTCCAGAAAAGATGGAGACTGACTCATCGCAAACTGGAGCTGTTGACATGAGTGACTTGGAGGAAATCTTGAAAGAGACATCAGATGCATGCAAATCAGGAAAACAG GACCTGGAGGACATTCAGTGTAAAGTCCAAGATCTCAGTCAAATCATCCAGCTGGCTCGATCCCGGCCCCCGGAACTATTGGCCCTGTATGAAACACCGCCAAGCTCTCCGATAGCAACAGGCATGAATGGAGATAAACGGTCGTGTGTTGATGGTGTGAAAATAAGTAATAGACTGCTTTCATGTACATGA
- the LOC128207587 gene encoding optic atrophy 3 protein homolog: MPFPIIKLVTLIAKQLSKPLTNAVKHRAKTSPAFRKICSAPANVYHRWDIQMRTKLLGFKSGPLKKDIQPMNSERAVELGAELIGEFTVYSVAVLLLYAEYYYSSKSNERKESDKKLEFENISNEVLHLSLNVATLEAELREAQRTLGELSSQNHALMEKVYGS; encoded by the exons ATGCCGTTTCCTATCATAAAATTAGTTACTCTTATTGCCAAACAGTTAAGCAAACCTTTAACTAATGCAGTGAAACACCGTGCCAAAACTTCACCAGCATTCAGGAAAATATGTTCAGCACCAGCAAACG TTTATCATCGGTGGGACATCCAGATGAGGACAAAGCTTCTTGGGTTTAAAAGTGGTCCATTAAAAAAGGATATTCAACCTATGAACAGTGAAAGAGCTGTTGAACTTGGCGCTGAGCTGATTGGAGAATTCACTGTATATTCCGTAGCAGTGTTATTACTTTATGCAGAGTATTATTACTCATCAAAATCCAATGAACGGAAGGAGTCGGATAAAAAGTTAGAGTTTGAGAATATTAGCAATGAGGTATTACATTTGAGTCTCAATGTGGCAACGCTTGAAGCTGAGCTGAGAGAGGCACAAAGAACTCTGGGGGAATTGAGCAGTCAAAATCATGCACTTATGGAGAAAGTGTATGGGAGTTAA